TCGCATGGAAGTTTTACTCTTCCAGCACTTCGGTTTCTTTTCCGTTCGCCAACGATCCGGCTTTATTCTCGTAGGCTTTCGTCAGCTCTTGGATCTCTTCCTTGAGCGTGTCGCGGTCGTCTTCGCTGAGGGTCTTGTCTTTCTCGCCTTGGTCGGCCGCCTTGTTGCCGTCGCGGCGGACGTTGCGAATCGCGACGCGAGCCTCTTCCGTCAGCTCTTTGATGCGCGAGACGAGCTTCTTCCGCGTCTCGCCGGAAAGGGGCGGCACGTTGATGCGGATCAGTTTGCCGTCGCTCTGCGGGTTGAACCCGAGC
This window of the Planctomycetia bacterium genome carries:
- the frr gene encoding ribosome recycling factor — its product is MSADEILMDVEERMEKALSVLKHALSGIRTGRANPGLIDSLRVEVYGSQTPIKQLASIGAPEPQQIVVRPFDPTTIKDIEKAIMTSGLGFNPQSDGKLIRINVPPLSGETRKKLVSRIKELTEEARVAIRNVRRDGNKAADQGEKDKTLSEDDRDTLKEEIQELTKAYENKAGSLANGKETEVLEE